A window of the Phaseolus vulgaris cultivar G19833 chromosome 5, P. vulgaris v2.0, whole genome shotgun sequence genome harbors these coding sequences:
- the LOC137834101 gene encoding uncharacterized protein: MAMKSGAAALGAGEAVVSGGGRGGADSATSPLSSWRIIGGSEVALGGLSIKGFPPCGDVSTRRGTRADFLLLKGATPSDSSSSDRISKTLFPLSRGGGAGDEAAARGTAAIGEGELGVGSKSEPGGDIGDGLEAASAVTGGGGDGTGGRAGLIAGLEEAPALAARASFSAFANIILLEVPITDPTSRQAKQQGLALERLCGFTIQEEMRNASNIVQ, encoded by the coding sequence ATGGCGATGAAGTCAGGGGCGGCAGCGTTGGGAGCCGgtgaagcagtggtttctggcggcggcagaggcggcgcagattcagctacttcgcccctttcctcttggagaatcataggagggagtgaggttgcgcttggagggttgtccataaaggggttccctccctgtgGCGACGTCTCTAcaagaagaggaacccgcgcggatttcCTCCTTCTGAAGGGCGCCACACCCTCcgattcctcatcatctgacagaatctccaaaacccttttccctttgtcaagggggggtggagccggtgacgaggccgcagctagggggACAGCGGCGATAGGCGAAGGAGAGTTGGGGGTTGGAAGCAAGTCGGAGCCGGGTGGAGACatcggagatgggctagaagcagCTTCAGCAGTGACTGGAGGCGGTGGTGACGGAACCGGTGGGAGAGCCGGATTGATAGCAGGGCTGGAGgaggcgcctgccttggcggcacgagcctccttcagtgctttcgccaacattattcttttggaagtgcccatcaccgatcctacatcaagacaggccaaacaacaaggattagcACTGGAGCGGTTATGTGGATTCACAATACAGGAAGAGAtgcgaaatgcaagtaacattgtgCAGTGA